A segment of the Carya illinoinensis cultivar Pawnee chromosome 1, C.illinoinensisPawnee_v1, whole genome shotgun sequence genome:
ATATCTTGAGAGGAAGTATTTGGATCATTGCCCTACGCtcattcattttcaaaaattggTTGTAAGCTACAACCTTTATCCTTTTCGCTTTCAAAATATGTGGTGTTCTCATGCAAATTTAAGCAATGTGTGGAGCCAATATGGAAGGAACCTACTCAAGCATTGGGCCTTTTACGGTTAGcagaaaaattgaagaaaaccaAACTAGCTCTCCGAGCATGGAATAGACAAGTTTTCGTGCATGTTGGGCAGACAGTTAAGGACATGGAAGAGAGATTGGAGGTCTTAGAAAGTAGTTTACAAGGTGGCTATGATCTTAAGGTTGAATGTGATTTTCTGGTTACTAAACTTGAGCTTGACTCTTGGGAGCAACGTGAAAAAACCAGACTATCTCAATTGGCGAGAAAGAAATGGCTTATGGAAGGTGATCAAAATGTCAAATTTTTCCACGCTATTATTAATCAACAGAGGAAAAATAAAGTTATTTCAAACATACGGCTAGAGGATTGCACGCTCCTGGAGTCTCCAGATCAAGTTCACCAAGGAGctctcaattatttttaaaattatctttcGGCTCACTCTTTAGTTGAATAGGTTAATCTTTTGCCTCTCATTCAAAGTTCTATCTTTGAGGAGGATAATTTGTCGCTTGGCGTTGCTCCTACTGAGGAAGAAATTTTTGCCACGGATTTCCTTGCACATCGGGGAGTGGAAGGTCATAACAGTAGATTTGTTGATTATGCTTCTTTGCCACGTTTGTTGAAGGGTATGCTTCAGTTGGATAAGGTTGGGTTACCACATGTTAGAGTTTAATGgagtgttggttttgttttgtttgtctattggttattgttttgttttgttgtaatgagattttcctccgccataagtaaTAGTCCTGGCAACTTGATTGTTAACTATAGGGTAAATGGGCCATGGCGTCCCATGGAGCCAATGGTCCAACGGCAGAATAGGTAGCCCAAGAAGCCGCCCCTTTCACGTGGAAGTTAATTAAGGTGAGAACGTCATGGGAGATAGGAGATCGTAATAGCCCAGAATCAAGTAAACCCACTCCTATAAATAGTCCAAAATATTTATAGACAAACTTTATATAAGCCATTTGTAAAAATGTGAGTTATACATTTTTAGGTGaagtttacttttttataaggGTTTGTATATATGAGGCTTgaatatttaaaacttatacaaatcatttctctttttaaatatttgcttAATTAATCATTAATTTCGTGATCGCAAAGGAAGTATGACCATATATGTCCACATAATTACATGTTGCCAGTGCAGAAAGAAAAATAGTTATGCTATCTTAACACCACAATAGAGAAATGAACCTTTGCAAAATATATTGATACTTCTTGCAAAGCGAAATCCTTAACTAGGGAAAGAAAGTTTTAACAACTACGTCGTACCTGATGATCTGTTAGTTTTTACTTCATTGCTTTGGCGTCCCTCGTCTTCTTGAATTCTCAACTGAACTTCATTGGTACCATTTTTCAGTTGAGTGGGTATACCTTTCAGATAAAAATCATGTTAATGAATCACAAAATTggtaattatcaaaagcttaaGCCAAATTATTAATGCATGCTTGCGTAGTCACGTACCATTCTATATATCTTGCAGCATTTAAAAAAGTAACAGAAATAGAAGAAGCAGATCAATTTTAGAAGATATTCAGTCTTGCATGTAATCCTTGTAAGAATAGTTAAAATTCATCGATCATGGCTAGCTGTTCATAATACTGGAACAAGTACCTgacaaaagagggaaaaaaaagtacTGTAACAGAAAAGAGAGTGGGCGTATACTAACGAGAGTAGATCAATTCTTTCCGAAACACGAGCGGATTTCCACTCGGGAATGCAGCTGGCATAGAAGCCAATGCGAATATAGGGCTGTATTTCTCTGATCTGTCTGGAGCAAGAGCCAAATCtggatatttttggattaaatcCAAAGCAATATCTGTACGTGTAcataaaacaatattaaaaaaacccaGATACAATTATATTGTAATggagactatatataatatgggaGGTGCTATCCAGCTCCATGAATTTGCTCCTCAAAATTACCATTAGTgcagttgtattttttttcttttacatatattttaaacatatttaaatatttaaaaaatatacaaattcactaatagttacttttttaataattaaaaaaattcataaaaaaataaattaaatacacaaACGGCTAAACTGAGAGGACAAAACTAGAGGACCATTTAACATtttcacatatataaatatatatatatatatattgacataGATCAAATTCTTcgtatgtacgtacgtacataccTAAAGCTCCAGCATATATAGCTTGGGTGCAGAGTGTTGAACCGTTATTGTCCTTTTCTGGACTTAGATCTTCAGGCGGATTGAGAGAATAAAAATAGCGAGCCATTTTTATATGTCCATTTGAAATAGCATTAACAACTGGAAGGGTTCTGCGCCCATAGTGGACAGTTCCCCTGCTGACCAACTTCTTGTTCTTTCTAAGCATCAACTCCGCCATCTTGTACTGTCCACTATATGTTGTCAACATTAGAGCTGTGTTATCGTAGTTGTCTTTTACTTCCAAGTCATCTTCCGACATTAGCTCCACCAACTCTTTCACTATATGGAGATGTACCGCCTCAACAGACACGTGAAGAGCGGTCTTGCCCGTAGTAGTAATTTTATCGGTACTCATTGAATAGGGTTGAAGCTTAAGGAATTCTTTTGCACAAATATTCCAATCACCACTTTGCAAAGCCTTGCGTAGTTCCGCATAGTGAGTAGAGTAGTAGTCCGGGCTCCTTCTCTTAATTTCGGTTTGCTTCCCTGCCAAGTTTTccttgttttctcagaatgaaatgaaaccttttattttttggacaGCTAGATGCATGTCAGTTGAGTACATACTTGTGTGTAAAGATGATCATTAGAGTTAGTACGAACGATAAAAAGCATGCCACGTTTAGGGAGGAAAGATATATGCCTAAAACGCCTCTAGCTATAACATGGTGAAACTAGATTATATAGTTAACACCTAGTGCGCACTGTTGAAAGTTTAGTACGGGCTACTTCCCCAATTAGTTCTAATCTATGTCTCTCTCCTATTCACTTGGAAAAAAAGTACAGTAAATAACTCACAATATAAGTTCGCAACAGACGGAGATAATCTCATACTATGAATTGTGTGCTATTCTCGTCTGGCCTGTCGCAATATGTTATGTCACTAAAATCATTGAATTAAACTCGACTTATTTCAAgttgaaacaaagagaaaaaccAAGACTACATCGTATTTTGCATGCACATATTCAATTCATCATGAATTTCTGTTCTATACTACGATTGCATGTTTCAATGTCAAACAAGGTAAGTATTagtctcatttttttaacaacttcattcattttcttttattgaagTAGTTCAACATCGTCAACACCAAGATTCGACCATCTGATCAGTACCATTGACTTCTGGGTTTGAAAGTTCACATCAATGGTTGACCTCTTCTGTGAGATTTTGAATAATGGTCGCATGACACCGAAGAAatgtataaaaagaaatgaagagccAAGTCGCCTCACCGGCCGATCTCTTCATGTATATATGTCCCCTTTTGTTATTACTTTTGTTATTATTTCACTTTGCCCATGAACATACCGTCTTTGTTTAGAAGTTATATATAACAATTAGTCCAACACCGGCCATGGGAAAGCTCACCCAAAGAACTGATCTACTGGTCCAAGACCATTATAGTAACTCGCATGAGGTAGTAAGGGAAGTGGAGTAGCCCCCGATCTATGCACAGCGCAAACCCATTGAGCAGTACTACTGGCCAATGAGTCAGTGCTCGCATGCCGAGCTCGCCTTCCTGGCATGCATGGCAAGCTCCTTGTTTATGTGAGCTCTCGCTTTTGCCCTTATGGCGAGCGAGCTCCCCATTTCAAAGGAGCTCCTCCCATCTCCCAATGAAGAGCCAGCAGGAGAAGTGAGCGCGCACATCCGAAGTGCACACCTGTACCCGCCTATCTTGTTATGGCACAAAACATTCAAGTGTTCGGCATTCGCGTGTTTTTCACAACATTGTTATTAACAAAGTATTAAATTGACTTCCTATTGATTACATATTGACATGCCTATTGCCTATGtttattaaatatcttaacatcaaacattaatattaaaatcttcGATCCATGATATCAAATCTAATAATTCAAGTTAGAAAACGTACATCTGATCTCCATTGTAGCTTAACAAAGAGTTGACTCAACAAAGAGGAAATGATCATACCCTAACAACTTTTCATTTAAGTGTTTCCTAATAGTTAGAGGacaattatatatgttatagGGGAGAACCATTAACCCTTTCCATACCTAAATAGATTTCTTGGCCATCATCGAAAACCTAGGTCTACATTTATCCCATAACTCATTAATTTGGGCTAGTATAAACATAGAGATATAGGTGTCTGGGACATCTAATTAGAGTAAAGCTCTTATATTCTCTCACTTGACCCATAtatccataaaataatattttcttttacaaataaaattatatggaTTTATTACAAGAGAATAGCATACTCTGATCTTATTGTGCACGTTTGATTTCAGAAGACCTCCCTAGCCCAAAATACATTATAAGAGTTCCGTCATATCAATGTTACATTAGCTACCAGTGTGAGTCAAGACGGTCCTTTGTTATATAACCAACAAAATTATTGTCATATATTACAACACTTGTAACTTCATTTAACGTGGTCTTTAGTAGGGATTACTCAGGCTAATGATATAATGCCTTGGGAATTTATGTCTATTTCAAACATTATCATTTCATCATTCATCCACTCCATTCAATATACATATAAAGTgtaaatacaagaaaatataaaCAAGCATAATAAATATCCTCAAGTGtccaaaaaaatgtttaatatatatgttatggaTGTGGAATGGTTGTAAACTGTGGATTAGTGTTTTAAAAGTCCGGGATTATGAATGTGGATTATGAGTATTAACCTTATGGTGGACTAGTACGTACCTTTAGGGTACGTTGTGCTTGAGCCACTGTAAACCTGAGGCACCAAGTGGACTAAATTAGAATGGGTTGCATATCATGAGGCCGtggattttagtttttttttttttttttcttcgttaTGGTTCAGATTAtagaattttcttatttaagCTGGTTTAGTGTTGGTATGAGTTATTAGCGTGTCAGTCACAATTTTGGTCTAGGTTGTAATTCTACTACTTTTTTATTAGAAGGCTTAGCTAGATAGTACACTGCAAAAGTTAAGCAGAACTCCTATGCACTTTTCCCAAAAATTAGTTAAGGTTGATTTTTTAGAAAACATGCATGCTTTTGTTACGAAAACAACCTTCATTATTTTCTGCACTCTTctatacatataaataatagattgtaatattttatcatgattGTAGCACTCTGTTTGTAGCTCTCTGTTTTTCTATTGCATAAAATGCGGATATGACTTCTGAAATCTTTaccttataattaatattacattATCTATTTCAATGAACTGTTCTATTATTGTATTTGAAAGCCACATAGcatattattctatttttgcATTCGTTCTAACCTTACCACGAGTGTAAATTGTGGGCTCTGCTATTATGTTCGTACCAAAACCTATCTTTCTATTTCTAAGTGCATGTACTTTGAAGACAAAGTGATTTTCTATGTTGGTCTTTCTTGTGTGCATACTCAGCAAGCCTAGTTTGAAAGGGAGAGATTTCACTTGGAGGGGCTTTCACGAGCCAATCTTTGAGGACCTCTTCAAGCATGTCTTGGAGGCTTCTAGCCAATCTCGATGGTCCCCTCGAATATGTCACATTCACCTAGAGTAATCCTACATGCCTCCATGGCTAATGcttctattttaaaaattgtttttgaaATAGAAGATACATGTGTGTGTGAGTCAGTTATTGCAAAATTCATTTAGTAACAAAGAAAATTTCTCTATGTTTTTAGTTCCGTTACTAGTGGACAACTACGTCATTTGTAACCAGAAAAATGTTCCTAAAAGGTAATCCCAAAATCTTGTTTTTATTGTAATGTTTAATCAAATTTTCCACGACTTTCCACAGAGAACAACATAAGAGAAGAGAATGAAGAAAACATCTGGTTCAATGGGCATATCATCAGTTTTCTTCCTGGTCCCTGATTGTAAtcttatgctttttttttttatttgtcgaTAATCTTAAtattgtttgagagagagagagagagagagagacctgggTAGCTTCCTGCTTCAACCTTTTGATCAGGTGCAATCGTTGATCTATCCTCGTCCTCGTGAATATCACTAGATGGGGTATTCGATGAGTTTCTCTGCTCAGCCACTGGGTTAACTCCTTTCGATGGTGGTTGGGTCATTAATTTATGTAACCTAGCCCAAACAGTTTTGGCACAattgatatgattgatttgAGACAGTATTTCCACCGAGCATGAAATTTGAATCGCATGCAAAGCTGCagcattcttcttcttccaagcTTTTAATTCCACTTCACAATCTTTTGATTCTGAAGGTTTTGTGGTTCCGAAAATATCCCAAAGATCTTGAGCCAAGAAATAGTTTTTAATACAAGCACTCCAATTCGCATAATTGTCATTTCTAAGAACCTCAAGAACAATTGTGCTTGAAAGCATATTTATCGGCATGTTTAATCTGTCGAAAGCAAGAAGTAATTAGATATTCAAACTTGAAACATATAGAGACATCATGACATGTATTTCAATTTCCTGTTATGTatataaataagtaaatttatCTATTCCTATTAACTTAAGACTTTCGGGACAAGTATTTTCACATAGTATTTGAACATAATTCTTGAATTCAAACCATGACTTCATAATTTGTTCTAATTAAATGTTTCATATGTTAGAATTACTTATTGAGGGAGAGTTTGACCCACCCTTAAAATATAGTATTAAGAATATATAACTTTATCGCCGGGCCGGTGCTAATTAATGCTACTGAATGATGACAATTAGAAAATGGTAAACAGTGAACACTGTGGCTCTAATCTTCATAGAAGAGAGTGtgtatttctatatattaatgtaaAAGGACCTATGTACATACTTCTTTATATAGGACCTCTTCCTTACAAAAGAGGTCTAGGACCtatataaagaagaagaaaacaaacccCAAACCCATCTTGGACGAAAACTGAAGGAAATAAGAGAAACATACCgtaaaatttatatatgaaacactgatgatatattttcaagttctaattctcaatataaaaataataattatcgATCGTTTTGAAGGAAATTATTCTACCTGTCTTAGTTCATAAAGAAATTTGTGTTTTgtggttttgaaaaaaaaa
Coding sequences within it:
- the LOC122313797 gene encoding ankyrin repeat-containing protein NPR4-like, encoding MSFQASSLSTQSRRHRQQNLARRLNMPINMLSSTIVLEVLRNDNYANWSACIKNYFLAQDLWDIFGTTKPSESKDCEVELKAWKKKNAAALHAIQISCSVEILSQINHINCAKTVWARLHKLMTQPPSKGVNPVAEQRNSSNTPSSDIHEDEDRSTIAPDQKVEAGSYPGKQTEIKRRSPDYYSTHYAELRKALQSGDWNICAKEFLKLQPYSMSTDKITTTGKTALHVSVEAVHLHIVKELVELMSEDDLEVKDNYDNTALMLTTYSGQYKMAELMLRKNKKLVSRGTVHYGRRTLPVVNAISNGHIKMARYFYSLNPPEDLSPEKDNNGSTLCTQAIYAGALDIALDLIQKYPDLALAPDRSEKYSPIFALASMPAAFPSGNPLVFRKELIYSRIPTQLKNGTNEVQLRIQEDEGRQSNEVKTNRSSVRCLLSWPFSKLIQLLDIEHLKEMKLVHEQSRLLLNLMCEEIVKSDPEKRNKGNVNAAIFRAIKKGAFEFVRDVLKKNPDLLCSKDGNSRNIFSYAVLCRQAKIFSLINGIDIKNKMANEKDPSWNNILHIAGMPPAYNMLDRIPGAALQMQRELQWFKEVESIAHKKIKEFVNKDGVTPWELFTKNHKDLMKEGEKWMKDTATSCTVVAVLILTIMFAAAFTVPGGNNQDTGLPIFFNKKLFRIFIVSDALSLFSSASSVLMFLGILTSRYAEEDFFKSLPTKMIIGLSTLFFSIATMMIAFSAGLLLMLREESRMVIPVISLASIPVTLFVLMQFPLLVDMCISTYGPSIFNRKMKRWL